The Myxocyprinus asiaticus isolate MX2 ecotype Aquarium Trade chromosome 31, UBuf_Myxa_2, whole genome shotgun sequence genome has a segment encoding these proteins:
- the LOC127422571 gene encoding tubulin-specific chaperone cofactor E-like protein isoform X2, which translates to MICSFNLYRCVAWDSAMESSETEGRTFIQAISEKYSPENFPCRRGPGMGIVIVPSGPQGSPMKDRLNLPSMLVLNGCGISHAGDEGEIAAFCAHVVELDLSHNKLRDWHEISKIVFNIPNLKFLNLSSNQLSDAVLDPDCAKAFSSICRLVLNNTQVSWDTVHTFTREMPELEELFLCLNNYTTVTLSSMPCSTLRLLHITDNSLHEWNEVRKFGSMFPALDTLIMANNNLSSIRDSGEILSRLFPNLRSINLHNSGLNRWEDIEKLNCLPKLEEVRLQGIPLLQAYTSTERRSLMIAQLPYVTCLNGSVVTDLEREDAERFFIRYHLDHSEEELPHRYHCLVTKYGKLAPLAEIDLRPRCHVKVEVRYEDKVEQV; encoded by the exons CTGTACAGGTGTGTGGCGTGGGACAGTGCAATGGAATCCTCTGAGACAGAAGGCCGGACCTTTATTCAGGCGATTAGTGAAAAATACAGCCCAGAGAACTTTCCTTGTCGTCGAGGACCAGGCATGGGGATTGTGATTGTACCATCTGGACCACAGGGGTCACCAATGAAAG ACCGTCTGAACTTGCCCAGTATGCTTGTTTTAAATGGTTGTGGAATTAGTCATGCAGGAGATGAGGGAGAAATCGCTGCCTTCTGTGCCCATGTAGTTGAACTTGATCTGTCCCACAATAAGCTCCGAGACTGGCATGAG ATCAGCAAGATTGTTTTCAACATCCCAAACCTGAAGTTCTTGAACCTCAGCTCTAATCAACTGAGTGATGCAGTCTTGGATCCAGACTGCGCTAAGGCCTTCTCCAGCATCTGCCGTCTTGTTCTTAATAATACTCAAGTATCCTGGGACACAGTGCACACTTTTACACGAGAGATGCCTGA ACTAGAGGAGCTGTTCCTGTGCCTTAATAATTACACCACTGTGACGCTTTCGTCCATGCCCTGCTCCACTCTGCGTCTGCTCCACATCACAGACAACAGTCTGCATGAGTGGAACGAGGTGCGAAAATTCGGCTCCATGTTCCCTGCGCTGGACACTCTGATCATGGCCAACAACAACCTGAGCTCCATTCGGGACTCAGGAGAAATCCTTAGCCGGTTGTTCCCTAATCTACGAAGCATCAATCTGCACAACTCAG GACTTAATCGATGGGAGGACATTGAGAAGCTAAACTGTCTGCCCAAGCTAGAAGAGGTGAGACTGCAAGGTATTCCTCTGCTGCAGGCCTACACAAGCACAGAGCGCCGCAGTCTGATGATAGCCCA GCTGCCCTATGTAACCTGCCTAAATGGGAGTGTCGTGACTGACTTAGAGAGAGAGGACGCAGAGAGGTTCTTCATCCGTTATCACTTAGACCATTCTGAGGAAGAGCTGCCTCACAG ATATCACTGCTTGGTGACCAAGTATGGGAAGCTGGCTCCTCTGGCTGAGATCGACCTTCGGCCACGCTGCCACGTCAAGGTGGAGGTGCGCTATGAAGACAAAGTGGAGCAG gtctag
- the LOC127422571 gene encoding tubulin-specific chaperone cofactor E-like protein isoform X1, whose product MICSFNLYRCVAWDSAMESSETEGRTFIQAISEKYSPENFPCRRGPGMGIVIVPSGPQGSPMKDRLNLPSMLVLNGCGISHAGDEGEIAAFCAHVVELDLSHNKLRDWHEISKIVFNIPNLKFLNLSSNQLSDAVLDPDCAKAFSSICRLVLNNTQVSWDTVHTFTREMPELEELFLCLNNYTTVTLSSMPCSTLRLLHITDNSLHEWNEVRKFGSMFPALDTLIMANNNLSSIRDSGEILSRLFPNLRSINLHNSGLNRWEDIEKLNCLPKLEEVRLQGIPLLQAYTSTERRSLMIAQLPYVTCLNGSVVTDLEREDAERFFIRYHLDHSEEELPHRYHCLVTKYGKLAPLAEIDLRPRCHVKVEVRYEDKVEQVSIRLNQTVAELKKQLKTVVQLPTHNMRLYYIDKGIAFGPDELKYSTRALHSYRIQDGDEILVVPKKK is encoded by the exons CTGTACAGGTGTGTGGCGTGGGACAGTGCAATGGAATCCTCTGAGACAGAAGGCCGGACCTTTATTCAGGCGATTAGTGAAAAATACAGCCCAGAGAACTTTCCTTGTCGTCGAGGACCAGGCATGGGGATTGTGATTGTACCATCTGGACCACAGGGGTCACCAATGAAAG ACCGTCTGAACTTGCCCAGTATGCTTGTTTTAAATGGTTGTGGAATTAGTCATGCAGGAGATGAGGGAGAAATCGCTGCCTTCTGTGCCCATGTAGTTGAACTTGATCTGTCCCACAATAAGCTCCGAGACTGGCATGAG ATCAGCAAGATTGTTTTCAACATCCCAAACCTGAAGTTCTTGAACCTCAGCTCTAATCAACTGAGTGATGCAGTCTTGGATCCAGACTGCGCTAAGGCCTTCTCCAGCATCTGCCGTCTTGTTCTTAATAATACTCAAGTATCCTGGGACACAGTGCACACTTTTACACGAGAGATGCCTGA ACTAGAGGAGCTGTTCCTGTGCCTTAATAATTACACCACTGTGACGCTTTCGTCCATGCCCTGCTCCACTCTGCGTCTGCTCCACATCACAGACAACAGTCTGCATGAGTGGAACGAGGTGCGAAAATTCGGCTCCATGTTCCCTGCGCTGGACACTCTGATCATGGCCAACAACAACCTGAGCTCCATTCGGGACTCAGGAGAAATCCTTAGCCGGTTGTTCCCTAATCTACGAAGCATCAATCTGCACAACTCAG GACTTAATCGATGGGAGGACATTGAGAAGCTAAACTGTCTGCCCAAGCTAGAAGAGGTGAGACTGCAAGGTATTCCTCTGCTGCAGGCCTACACAAGCACAGAGCGCCGCAGTCTGATGATAGCCCA GCTGCCCTATGTAACCTGCCTAAATGGGAGTGTCGTGACTGACTTAGAGAGAGAGGACGCAGAGAGGTTCTTCATCCGTTATCACTTAGACCATTCTGAGGAAGAGCTGCCTCACAG ATATCACTGCTTGGTGACCAAGTATGGGAAGCTGGCTCCTCTGGCTGAGATCGACCTTCGGCCACGCTGCCACGTCAAGGTGGAGGTGCGCTATGAAGACAAAGTGGAGCAGGTGAGCATCCGGCTGAACCAGACCGTTGCAGAGCTGAAAAAGCAGCTGAAGACAGTAGTACAGCTCCCCACCCACAACATGCGCCTTTACTACATTGACAAGGGTATCGCCTTCGGGCCTGATGAGCTGAAATACAGCACACGGGCTTTGCACTCATACAGAATTCAAGATGGGGATGAGATCCTAGTGGTTcccaaaaaaaaataa